In a genomic window of Kluyveromyces marxianus DMKU3-1042 DNA, complete genome, chromosome 7:
- the MAP2 gene encoding methionine aminopeptidase, with product MSDEIKAEVREAADASQEQTPETSTPVEVGAEGVEETDAAGAGEQDGKKKKKKKKKKANNMKNIALIYPDEKYPEGEWMEYHQDFNLNRVTDEEKRYNERNEEYEQRVNDMRKAAEIHRRVRRNARNKIKPGMTLTEIVNIVEDATRKFTGTDPNGDHVDQPKSQGVAFPTGVSLNHCAAHFTPNAGDKTVLKYEDVMKLDFGVHVNGYIIDSAFTVTFDPQYDNLLAAVKDATNTGIKEAGIDVRLTDIGEAIQEVMESYEVEINGKTYQVKPCRNLCGHNIAPYRIHGGKSVPIVKNGDTTKMEENEHFAIETFGSTGRGYVVQEGECSHYAKKQGAHSTPSLSSAKHLLKVIDDNFGTIPFCRRYLDRLGEDKHLYALNSLVKQGIVQDYPPLNDIKGSYTAQFEHTLILHPHKKEVVSRGDDY from the coding sequence ATGTCTGACGAAATAAAAGCGGAAGTTAGAGAAGCTGCCGATGCTAGCCAAGAACAGACCCCGGAAACATCTACTCCTGTTGAAGTAGGTGCGGAAGGTGTTGAGGAAACAGATGCTGCCGGTGCTGGTGAGCAGGAtgggaaaaagaagaaaaagaagaagaagaagaaggctaACAACATGAAGAACATTGCGTTGATATACCCTGATGAGAAGTACCCTGAGGGAGAATGGATGGAGTATCACCAAGATTTCAACTTGAACCGAGTGACggatgaagaaaagcgTTATAACGAGAGAAACGAGGAGTACGAACAAAGGGTCAACGACATGCGTAAGGCCGCCGAGATTCACCGTCGTGTGAGAAGAAACGCAAGAAACAAGATCAAGCCTGGCATGACTTTAACCGAGATCGTCaacattgttgaagatgctACGAGAAAATTCACAGGTACAGACCCTAATGGGGATCACGTGGACCAGCCCAAGAGCCAAGGTGTAGCCTTCCCAACCGGTGTGTCTTTGAACCATTGCGCTGCGCATTTTACTCCAAATGCGGGAGATAAGACCGTGTTGAAGTACGAAGATGTTATGAAGCTAGACTTTGGTGTCCACGTGAACGGGTACATCATCGACTCTGCATTCACAGTCACGTTCGACCCACAATACGACAACTTGCTTGCTGCTGTGAAGGACGCTACGAACACTGGTATCAAGGAAGCCGGTATCGACGTCAGACTAACGGACATTGGTGAAGCCATCCAGGAAGTCATGGAGTCCTACGAGGTCGAAATTAACGGCAAAACGTACCAAGTGAAGCCTTGCCGGAACTTGTGCGGTCACAACATTGCGCCATACCGTATCCACGGTGGGAAGTCCGTCCCCATCGTCAAGAATGGTGACACTACTAAGATGGAGGAAAACGAGCACTTTGCTATCGAGACATTCGGTAGCACGGGTCGTGGCTACGTCGTGCAAGAGGGCGAATGTTCGCACTACGCCAAGAAACAGGGCGCCCACTCAACTCCATCGCTCTCCAGTGCAAAACACCTCCTAAAAGTCATTGATGATAACTTCGGAACCATACCTTTCTGTCGTCGTTACTTGGACAGATTAGGAGAAGACAAACACCTCTACGCATTGAACAGTTTGGTCAAACAAGGTATAGTCCAAGACTACCCTCCATTAAACGATATCAAGGGCTCCTACACCGCTCAATTCGAACACACACTAATCCTACATCCTCATAAGAAGGAAGTCGTGTCACGTGGAGACGACTACTGA
- the MRP21 gene encoding mitochondrial 37S ribosomal protein bS21m (mitochondrial), producing MLGFRGILSSVRVNARPFSQSAVRTQEIIDFTRLSLLKRTKEADGLSRKDSSLSSMMQSPREAALHSKLTGIQAGRTVDVFTGNTAAAFQRLGAVVRANGIMRDKRSQRFYLKPGKAREMRRSRKHRKEFMKSFKHLIEVVKDAKRKGY from the coding sequence ATGCTTGGATTCAGAGGCATTTTATCTAGCGTTCGCGTCAATGCTAGGCCATTCTCACAATCTGCTGTGAGAACGCAAGAGATTATAGATTTTACCAGATTGAGTTTGCTCAAGAGGACCAAAGAGGCCGATGGTTTGTCCAGAAAAGATTCTTCGCTCTCTTCGATGATGCAGTCGCCTAGAGAGGCGGCTTTGCATTCTAAGCTTACTGGGATCCAAGCCGGAAGGACGGTGGATGTATTCACGGGGAATACCGCTGCAGCTTTCCAGAGGTTGGGAGCTGTAGTGAGAGCCAACGGGATCATGAGAGACAAGAGAAGCCAAAGATTCTACTTGAAGCCCGGTAAGGCTAGAGAGATGAGAAGATCTCGTAAACACAGAAAGGAGTTCATGAAGAGTTTCAAGCACTTGATAGAGGTGGTCAAGGATGCCAAGAGAAAGGGGTACTAG
- the AVT5 gene encoding amino acid transporter, translated as MSSSVQSGVITLLHTACGAGILAMPYAFKPFGLIIGLLMIAFCGLCSFTGLYLQAYVSKYVPGRHASFFSLCQLTYPQLSVVFDAAIAVKCFGVGVSYLVVVGDLLPQIMSTFSHNEWLLSRQFHITAITLVVVTPLCFIKKLDSLRYTSSIAISAVGYLCLLVVFHFLVPSSEIDELKGHVSIWKPSDVDSSVLSSFPIFVFAYTCHHNMFSIINEQSNNSLASLTKLIRTAIGLAMCLYFMIGALGYCTFGDNISGNIITLYPMSVSSTIGRIAIVLLVILAFPLQCHPARASINHILHFFTNSKEHQHQHQLSANEQNRLLSNLEENAPLSGSASSFIDDIDDLVEEDSPRQPPIVTLEGKKFICITTGILVCSYALAMTVTSLAKVLSIVGATGSTSISFILPGIFGYKLIASEYQNQEGSTKPPTGERVLRIVSLLLSIWGVIVMVTSLSATLLFHAVGSH; from the coding sequence ATGTCCTCCAGCGTTCAGTCGGGTGTCATTACCCTCTTACACACGGCATGCGGAGCAGGAATCCTTGCAATGCCATATGCCTTTAAGCCTTTTGGATTGATTATTGGGCTATTAATGATTGCATTTTGTGGGTTATGCTCGTTTACAGGTCTATATTTACAGGCATACGTGTCTAAATACGTGCCAGGAAGGCATGCTTCGTTTTTCTCTTTATGTCAGTTGACCTATCCGCAATTGAGCGTGGTTTTCGATGCTGCGATTGCAGTCAAATGTTTTGGTGTTGGTGTGTCGtatcttgttgttgttggcgACCTTTTACCTCAAATAATGTCAACATTCAGCCACAATGAATGGTTGCTCTCGCGTCAGTTTCATATCACAGCTATTACCTTGGTTGTCGTAACCCCGCTATGTTTTATCAAGAAATTGGATTCCCTTAGGTACACGTCGTCAATCGCCATTTCCGCGGTTGGATATCTCTGCTTGCTTGTCGTGTTCCACTTCCTGGTGCCAAGCAGCGAGATTGACGAGTTGAAGGGCCATGTAAGCATATGGAAACCGTCAGATGTCGACTCTTCCGTATTGAGCAGTTTCCCAATATTCGTGTTCGCGTACACATGCCACCACAACATGTTTTCCATCATCAACGAACAGTCCAACAACTCTCTTGCCAGTCTCACTAAGTTGATCAGAACTGCAATTGGGTTGGCCATGTGCCTATACTTCATGATAGGCGCACTTGGATACTGTACCTTTGGTGACAATATCTCGGGGAACATTATCACGTTATACCCCATGTCTGTGTCAAGCACCATCGGCAGGATTGCCATCGTGTTGCTAGTGATCCTAGCCTTCCCATTGCAATGTCATCCTGCCAGAGCGTCCATAAACCATATTCTACACTTTTTCACCAACTCTAAAgagcaccagcaccagcaccagctcTCAGCTAACGAACAAAATAGACTATTGAGCAACCTAGAAGAAAATGCGCCATTGTCCGGCTCCGCGAGCTCATTCATAGATGACATTGACGATCTGGTAGAGGAGGACAGCCCACGCCAGCCACCGATAGTGACGCTAGAGGGCAAAAAATTCATTTGCATCACCACAGGTATCCTCGTATGCTCATACGCGCTCGCAATGACCGTCACCTCGCTAGCCAAGGTCCTCTCCATAGTAGGTGCCACGGGCTCGACCTCCATCTCGTTTATCTTACCGGGCATCTTCGGTTACAAACTAATTGCGTCAGAATACCAGAACCAGGAGGGCTCCACAAAGCCGCCAACCGGCGAACGTGTCTTGCGAATCGTGTCCCTGCTCCTCTCGATATGGGGCGTCATCGTCATGGTCACCTCGCTCTCAGCAACCTTGCTCTTCCACGCTGTAGGGTCTCACTAA
- the SHO1 gene encoding osmosensor SHO1, with the protein MVLIRRSQARAVRQNSHVKHEFHISSFLGDPFAIGTISIAFVAWVIALGGSIAVASSSVSFPRFSWWSIVYQILVLLTLFGMYCMDLVDYYRTFLTCAVGVAFVYTSNSTNSIVYNQGSNSGAAAAGFILLSMINLVWVFYFGGDNASPTNRWIDSFSLRGIRPSVVETTMGIARSQRLPPKPVYPYQYQEDLRSNSLHDLQHNSEDEENIERTGNLYAPELQSSTKYVSSTVLNGFENTDHSSSKPNLNLDLAAPNTATFNTQASNSFITDTTNANTDTTMGDTLGLYSDIGDELNSFPYTAEALYTYQADESDAYEISFEQGEILKVGDIEGRWWKAKKSTGQTGIIPSNYVKLLDGK; encoded by the coding sequence ATGGTGTTAATTAGGAGAAGCCAGGCTCGCGCAGTGAGACAGAACTCGCATGTGAAGCATGAGTTCCATATTTCATCGTTTTTGGGAGATCCATTTGCGATTGGGACTATAAGTATTGCGTTTGTAGCGTGGGTGATTGCTCTTGGGGGGTCGATCGCTGTTGCTTCGTCGTCCGTTTCGTTTCCCCGGTTTTCATGGTGGAGTATAGTGTACCAGattcttgttttgttgACGCTGTTTGGGATGTACTGCATGGATTTGGTGGACTACTACCGCACGTTTCTGACTTGTGCAGTTGGTGTAGCGTTTGTTTACACGTCTAACAGTACGAATAGTATCGTTTACAACCAGGGGTCGAATAGTGGTGCTGCGGCTGCGGGGTTCATCTTACTTTCCATGATTAATTTGGTGTGGgtgttttattttggaGGGGATAACGCATCGCCAACGAATAGATGGATCGACTCTTTCTCGCTACGTGGTATCAGACCCTCGGTAGTGGAAACGACCATGGGTATCGCCAGATCTCAAAGGCTGCCCCCAAAACCCGTTTATCCTTACCAATACCAGGAGGATTTGCGTTCAAACTCGCTGCACGATTTGCAGCACAACAGCGAAGACGAGGAAAACATCGAACGTACTGGGAATTTGTATGCCCCAGAACTTCAATCTTCCACCAAATACGTTTCGTCCACGGTTCTTAATGGGTTTGAAAATACGGATCATTCTTCCTCCAAGCCAAATCTCAATCTGGACTTGGCTGCACCAAATACAGCTACTTTCAATACACAGGCTAGCAACTCCTTCATCACAGATACCACGAATGCTAATACAGACACGACGATGGGAGATACGTTGGGCTTGTACAGTGATATCGGAGATGAACTCAATAGCTTCCCATACACTGCAGAAGCACTTTACACCTACCAAGCCGATGAATCGGATGCTTATGAAATATCCTTTGAACAAGGTGAAATATTAAAGGTTGGAGACATCGAAGGAAGATGGTGGAAGGCAAAGAAATCAACCGGACAAACAGGTATTATCCCAAGTAATTACGTCAAACTTCTCGACGGGAAATAG